TACACAGCACTATAAGGCAAAGCTTTAAAACCTGCAGTGGAGGATATGAATACTATGCTCCCATATCCAGATGCTTTGAGAAGGGGATGTGCTAGTTGACATAggtggaaactagactcaaaatTAGTTCCCATTAGGTTGCTTACATCTTCTGCAGTATAATCTATGATGTTCTTAGATGTAGTTGTTCCAGCATTGTTTATCTACACAAAACCATTTACCAAGTAATTCTAGCTGGAGGAAAATTCATaccagaaaaaagaaaaaggaattgAGGTACTGTATATCATACCAGAATGTTGAGTTTTCCGTTAAAGATGGAAgaaacatttttcattaaattttcgCGTTGGTCACGGAATAATACATCACATGGCGATCCTGTTACACGAAAACCTTTTCTTTTCCATTCTTCTAAGCATTTCTCAATATCTTTCGGATTACGAGCACATATATGCACAGATGCTCCAAATTCTGCTAGTTCTTCAGCTATAGCGTATCTAAATGTGGCAACAGAATACAAAATTGTAGCAGTAACAGAGAAAAGAATGTTAAAATAAGAAATGTAG
This region of Vigna unguiculata cultivar IT97K-499-35 chromosome 5, ASM411807v1, whole genome shotgun sequence genomic DNA includes:
- the LOC114184063 gene encoding tropinone reductase homolog; translation: MAETKLSGFKDQKWSLHGMTALVTGGTRGIGYAIAEELAEFGASVHICARNPKDIEKCLEEWKRKGFRVTGSPCDVLFRDQRENLMKNVSSIFNGKLNILINNAGTTTSKNIIDYTAEDVSNLMGTNFESSFHLCQLAHPLLKASGYGSIVFISSTAGFKALPYSAVYASSHGAIDIFTKNVALEWAKDNIRANSVAPGCIKTKLLDSAVESVEGGNKIVEAMISQTPVGRLGEPKDVSTVVAFLCLPAASYITGQIITIDWGYTI